From the Oleiharenicola lentus genome, one window contains:
- a CDS encoding ring-cleaving dioxygenase — protein MKTQTSHVTGLHHITAISSDVKRNVQFYTQVLGLRFVKKSVNQDDTGTYHLYYGNYTGAPGTALTFFPWAGLPRGRPGRGQAYATAFSVPAGSLPFWQERLARLKVATFPVEERYGDQVLPFMDHDGLRLELVATAENDPRPPTPSKEIPAEHAIRGFHSTTLALNDASATAAVLTEQMGYRQVEEGGYRARFTAGDGGPGTYVDLLVDPAIPRGLNGAGTVHHVAFRVPDDDAQVAARSVLQENALMVSPVIDRAYFKSIYYREPAGVLFEIATDQPGFAIDEPVETLGTKLSLPPHLEPHRAEIEASLPKLS, from the coding sequence ATGAAAACCCAAACATCCCACGTCACCGGCCTCCACCACATCACGGCCATCTCTTCGGACGTTAAGCGCAACGTCCAGTTCTACACCCAGGTCCTCGGCCTGCGCTTCGTGAAGAAGTCCGTCAACCAGGACGACACCGGGACCTACCACCTCTACTACGGCAACTACACCGGCGCCCCCGGCACCGCGCTCACGTTCTTCCCGTGGGCCGGTCTGCCGCGCGGTCGTCCGGGCCGCGGTCAGGCCTACGCCACCGCCTTCTCCGTGCCCGCCGGTTCACTCCCTTTCTGGCAGGAACGGCTCGCGCGCCTGAAGGTCGCGACCTTCCCGGTCGAGGAACGCTACGGCGACCAAGTCCTGCCCTTCATGGATCATGACGGCCTGCGCCTCGAGCTAGTCGCCACGGCGGAAAACGATCCGCGTCCGCCGACGCCTTCCAAGGAAATCCCGGCCGAGCACGCCATCCGTGGCTTCCACAGCACAACGCTCGCACTGAACGACGCGTCCGCCACCGCGGCCGTGCTCACGGAGCAGATGGGTTACCGCCAAGTAGAAGAGGGTGGCTACCGCGCGCGCTTCACCGCGGGCGACGGCGGTCCCGGCACCTACGTGGACCTGCTCGTTGATCCCGCCATCCCGCGTGGCCTCAACGGCGCGGGCACCGTCCACCACGTGGCCTTCCGCGTACCCGACGACGATGCGCAGGTCGCCGCCCGCTCCGTGCTCCAGGAGAACGCCCTGATGGTCAGCCCGGTCATCGACCGTGCTTACTTCAAGTCGATCTACTATCGCGAGCCCGCCGGCGTGCTTTTCGAGATCGCCACGGACCAGCCCGGCTTCGCCATCGACGAACCCGTCGAGACGCTCGGCACGAAACTCTCACTGCCGCCGCATCTCGAACCCCACCGCGCCGAGATCGAAGCCTCCCTGCCGAAGCTCAGCTGA
- the ureG gene encoding urease accessory protein UreG: MKRAPRIGIGGPVGSGKTMLCLRLSQKLRDRYSMAVVTNDIYCSEDAQFLIKHSALPAERIAGVETGGCPHTAIRDDTTMNEQACRALEAKFPDLQLLLVESGGDNLTATFSPELVDAFIYVIDVAEGDKIPRKGGPAIRFSDLLVINKIDLAPLVGADLGVMERDAKVQRGARPFLFCDLKREHNLDQVIAWIEHEVLFGKKAKA; encoded by the coding sequence ATGAAGCGCGCTCCACGCATCGGCATCGGCGGCCCGGTTGGTTCGGGCAAGACCATGCTTTGTCTCCGGCTCTCGCAGAAGCTGCGGGACCGCTATTCGATGGCGGTCGTCACGAATGACATCTATTGCTCCGAGGACGCGCAGTTCCTGATCAAGCACAGCGCGCTGCCGGCCGAGCGCATCGCGGGCGTGGAAACGGGCGGTTGCCCGCACACGGCCATCCGCGACGACACGACGATGAACGAACAGGCCTGCCGCGCGCTGGAGGCGAAGTTTCCCGACCTGCAGCTGCTGCTCGTGGAGAGCGGCGGCGACAACCTGACCGCGACCTTCTCACCGGAACTGGTGGACGCGTTCATCTACGTGATCGACGTCGCCGAGGGGGACAAGATTCCGCGCAAGGGCGGCCCCGCGATCCGGTTCAGCGATCTGCTCGTGATCAACAAGATCGACCTGGCCCCACTGGTCGGCGCCGATCTGGGCGTGATGGAGCGCGACGCCAAGGTGCAGCGCGGGGCTCGGCCGTTCCTGTTCTGCGATCTCAAGCGCGAACACAACCTCGACCAGGTGATCGCCTGGATCGAACACGAGGTGCTGTTCGGCAAGAAGGCCAAGGCATGA
- a CDS encoding urease accessory protein UreD, whose translation MRLKATAGANGRTALTGQSFRAPYHVSKPYWDADSGTLLVQVVNPTAGILEGDFLESDIAVAKGAALLVTTPSASRVFKMKDGSAECRQHFAVAKDGWLEVLPEPLVPHRGSRYRQTTTVEVESGGGLFFVDLLMPGRIAHKGEAWLWDRLCLETEVRVGGELVLRERFDQSGAGLKALAAFTGSGAKACFGNAVLIAEGEAPWVEAARMLHGDGVWVGVSTLRRGGWSIKFVAADSIRLRRTLKALREILAANYPRMACDPRKL comes from the coding sequence ATGCGACTCAAAGCCACCGCCGGTGCGAACGGGCGCACGGCGCTGACGGGGCAGTCTTTCCGGGCGCCGTATCATGTGAGCAAGCCCTACTGGGATGCGGATTCCGGCACGCTGCTCGTGCAGGTCGTCAATCCCACGGCCGGCATCCTTGAAGGAGATTTCCTCGAGTCGGACATCGCCGTGGCCAAGGGTGCAGCACTGCTCGTCACAACTCCGAGCGCAAGCCGCGTCTTCAAGATGAAGGACGGCTCGGCGGAGTGCCGGCAGCATTTCGCCGTGGCCAAGGACGGGTGGCTGGAAGTGCTGCCGGAGCCCCTCGTGCCGCATCGCGGCAGCCGCTACCGGCAGACGACGACGGTGGAAGTGGAGTCAGGCGGCGGGTTGTTTTTCGTGGATTTGCTCATGCCCGGCCGCATCGCGCACAAAGGCGAGGCCTGGTTGTGGGACCGCCTGTGCCTCGAGACCGAGGTCCGCGTGGGCGGAGAGTTGGTTTTGCGTGAACGCTTCGACCAAAGTGGAGCCGGACTGAAAGCGCTGGCCGCGTTCACCGGTTCCGGCGCTAAGGCCTGCTTTGGCAACGCGGTGCTGATCGCGGAAGGCGAAGCACCGTGGGTGGAAGCTGCCCGGATGCTACATGGCGACGGCGTATGGGTGGGCGTTTCTACGCTGCGCCGCGGCGGATGGAGCATCAAGTTTGTGGCGGCGGACAGCATCCGGCTGCGCAGGACCCTGAAGGCGCTTCGGGAGATTCTGGCGGCGAACTACCCGCGGATGGCGTGTGATCCGCGGAAGCTGTAG
- a CDS encoding urease accessory protein UreF, with protein MNSDQVTNTEAAWIAGLLQAGDSFYPTGSYAHSFGLEGLVQEGVVHDRATLRDFMLLSVVPALRQAELPLAAQAWRALGEENWSQVGELCRLSSALKTAKEARLAADNIGRQRTELIATLRPHPLASEYLKRSNAGGWPFSAAIAAALEGRVLGAPVPAVLAGVYYAAVAAQLSAAMKLLRLGQNASQSLLTELLQQAPVVVAAAEQVPVAEIGWFNPWLDIAAARHEHADSRMFIS; from the coding sequence ATGAACTCGGACCAAGTCACCAACACTGAGGCCGCGTGGATTGCGGGTCTGTTGCAGGCCGGCGATTCGTTTTATCCGACGGGGAGCTACGCTCATTCCTTTGGCTTGGAGGGCTTGGTGCAGGAAGGCGTGGTGCATGATCGCGCGACGCTGCGGGACTTCATGCTGCTGTCGGTGGTGCCGGCGTTGCGGCAGGCGGAACTGCCCCTTGCGGCGCAGGCGTGGCGCGCGCTCGGCGAGGAGAACTGGTCGCAGGTCGGAGAACTCTGCCGGTTGTCGTCCGCCCTGAAGACTGCGAAGGAGGCCCGGCTCGCGGCGGACAACATCGGTCGGCAGCGCACCGAGCTGATCGCGACGCTGCGGCCGCATCCGCTGGCCTCGGAATATCTCAAACGCTCGAATGCCGGGGGCTGGCCCTTTTCCGCGGCCATCGCCGCGGCGCTGGAGGGGCGGGTGCTGGGCGCACCTGTGCCGGCCGTGTTGGCGGGGGTGTATTATGCGGCGGTCGCGGCTCAGCTGTCGGCGGCGATGAAGCTTCTGCGGCTGGGTCAGAATGCCAGTCAGTCGCTGCTGACCGAACTGCTCCAGCAGGCACCGGTGGTCGTCGCCGCGGCCGAGCAGGTGCCGGTGGCGGAGATCGGCTGGTTCAACCCCTGGCTGGATATCGCGGCGGCCCGGCACGAGCACGCGGACAGTCGCATGTTCATTTCCTAA
- a CDS encoding KdsC family phosphatase, with the protein MAKSSSRTSKSKISRARWAAIRLFAMDVDGVLTDGTVEIHSDGTESKQFSILDGMGIVRLHKAGIAVAWISGRASGATTARATELRVPHLIQGRTDKLMALQELASQLGLASAQVCYMGDDDIDAPAINWAGIGVAPATSMPAALKVADLVATREAGRGAVREVCEQILANRGQ; encoded by the coding sequence GTGGCCAAGTCCTCCTCCCGCACCTCGAAATCCAAAATCAGCCGCGCCCGTTGGGCCGCCATCCGGCTGTTCGCCATGGATGTGGACGGCGTGCTGACCGACGGCACGGTCGAGATTCACTCCGACGGCACGGAATCAAAACAGTTCTCCATCCTCGACGGCATGGGCATCGTGCGCCTCCACAAGGCCGGCATCGCCGTCGCCTGGATCTCCGGCCGGGCCTCCGGCGCCACCACGGCCCGCGCGACCGAGCTCCGCGTCCCCCACCTCATCCAGGGCCGCACCGACAAGCTCATGGCCCTGCAGGAGTTGGCCAGCCAGCTCGGCCTCGCCTCCGCGCAGGTTTGCTACATGGGTGACGACGACATCGACGCCCCGGCCATCAACTGGGCCGGCATCGGCGTGGCGCCCGCGACTTCCATGCCCGCCGCCCTCAAGGTCGCCGACCTGGTGGCCACCCGCGAGGCCGGACGCGGCGCCGTGCGCGAAGTGTGTGAACAAATCCTGGCCAACCGGGGTCAGTAA
- the ureC gene encoding urease subunit alpha, translating into MSLKLSRRQYAEMFGPTVGDRVRLADTELFVQVERDLIAEGGGYGNEVKFGGGKVIRDGMGQSSTATDAESLDLVITNATILDPVLGVIKADLGIKHGLIVGIGHAGNPGIQNGIGSIFVDPRTKRKNPMIVGAGTEVIAGEGSIMTAGGIDTHIHFICPQQIDEAISSGITTMLGGGTGPAHGTFATTCTPGAWNIHRMLEAAEAYPMNLGFLGKGNCGTAAPLKDQILAGAIGLKLHEDWGTTPGAIDVCLGVADDYDVQVAIHTDTLNESGYVDDTIRAFKGRTIHTFHSEGAGGGHAPDIIRVCSEANVLPSSTNPTRPYTVNTIDEHLDMLMVCHHLDAKIPEDVAFAESRIRPETIAAEDRLHDLGAISMMSSDSQAMGRIGEVILRTWQTAHKMKLQFGAMTHKSHPAADNFRALRYLAKYTINPAIAHGISHIVGSLEVGKLADLVIFKPALFGVKPELVLKGGFIAWANMGDPNASIPTPQPTFYRPQFGAAGKAIGKTSVTFVSAASLRSKTGPKQLGLSRRLEPVKSCRTVGKKDMVLNDAMPKIEVDPETYTVKADGVHLTCEPAKVLPLAQRYFLF; encoded by the coding sequence ATGAGTCTGAAGCTCTCCCGTCGCCAATACGCCGAGATGTTCGGCCCCACCGTCGGTGACCGTGTGCGCCTCGCCGATACCGAGCTGTTTGTTCAGGTCGAGCGCGACCTCATCGCTGAGGGCGGCGGCTACGGCAACGAGGTGAAGTTCGGCGGCGGCAAGGTCATCCGCGACGGCATGGGCCAGTCTTCCACCGCGACGGATGCCGAGTCACTCGACCTCGTCATCACGAACGCCACGATTCTCGATCCCGTACTCGGTGTCATCAAGGCCGACCTCGGCATCAAGCACGGCCTCATCGTTGGAATTGGCCACGCCGGCAATCCCGGCATCCAGAACGGCATCGGTTCCATCTTTGTCGATCCGCGCACCAAGAGGAAAAACCCGATGATCGTCGGCGCCGGCACCGAGGTCATCGCGGGCGAGGGGAGCATCATGACCGCCGGCGGCATCGACACGCACATCCATTTCATCTGCCCGCAGCAGATCGACGAGGCCATCAGCTCCGGCATCACCACGATGCTCGGCGGCGGCACCGGCCCGGCCCACGGCACCTTCGCCACGACCTGCACGCCCGGTGCATGGAACATCCACCGCATGCTCGAGGCCGCCGAAGCCTACCCGATGAACCTCGGTTTCCTCGGCAAGGGCAACTGCGGCACCGCCGCGCCGCTCAAGGACCAGATCCTGGCCGGCGCCATCGGCCTGAAACTCCACGAGGACTGGGGCACCACGCCCGGCGCCATCGACGTGTGCCTCGGCGTGGCCGATGATTACGACGTGCAGGTCGCGATTCACACCGACACGCTCAACGAGTCCGGCTACGTGGACGACACGATCCGCGCCTTCAAGGGTCGCACGATCCACACCTTCCACTCCGAGGGCGCCGGTGGCGGTCATGCCCCTGACATCATCCGCGTGTGCAGCGAGGCCAACGTCCTGCCGTCGTCCACCAACCCGACGCGGCCTTACACGGTCAACACCATCGACGAGCACCTCGACATGCTCATGGTCTGCCACCACCTCGACGCCAAGATTCCCGAGGACGTGGCTTTCGCCGAGTCGCGCATTCGCCCCGAGACCATCGCCGCCGAGGATCGCCTGCATGACCTCGGCGCCATTTCGATGATGTCGTCCGACTCGCAGGCCATGGGCCGCATCGGCGAGGTCATCCTCCGCACCTGGCAGACCGCGCACAAGATGAAGCTGCAGTTCGGCGCGATGACGCACAAGTCGCACCCGGCCGCCGACAACTTCCGCGCCCTCCGATACCTTGCGAAATACACGATCAATCCCGCCATCGCGCACGGCATCTCCCATATCGTCGGCTCGCTCGAGGTGGGCAAGCTCGCGGACCTCGTGATCTTCAAGCCCGCGCTCTTCGGCGTGAAGCCCGAGCTCGTGCTCAAGGGCGGCTTTATTGCCTGGGCCAACATGGGCGACCCGAACGCCTCCATTCCCACGCCGCAGCCGACCTTCTATCGGCCGCAGTTCGGCGCCGCCGGCAAGGCCATTGGCAAGACGAGCGTCACCTTCGTCAGCGCCGCCTCGCTCCGCAGCAAGACCGGCCCCAAGCAGCTCGGCCTGTCGCGCCGCCTTGAGCCCGTCAAATCCTGCCGCACGGTCGGCAAGAAGGACATGGTCCTCAACGACGCCATGCCGAAGATCGAGGTCGATCCCGAGACCTACACCGTCAAAGCCGACGGCGTGCACCTGACCTGCGAGCCCGCCAAGGTCCTGCCGCTGGCCCAGCGTTATTTCCTGTTCTGA
- a CDS encoding DMT family transporter, with product MNSWFILIVAGLLEVCWASALKSTAGFTRLWPTLFFGVTLIGSMYLLSVAVKTLPVGTAYAVWVGIGAAGTAIFAMLFHGEAMTVARGVFLSLLIFSIVGLKMTTITAA from the coding sequence ATGAATTCCTGGTTCATTCTCATTGTCGCCGGCCTGCTCGAAGTTTGCTGGGCCAGCGCCCTCAAGTCCACGGCCGGATTCACCCGCCTGTGGCCAACTCTCTTTTTCGGCGTCACGCTGATTGGCAGCATGTATCTGCTAAGCGTGGCGGTGAAAACCTTGCCTGTGGGCACGGCCTACGCCGTCTGGGTCGGAATCGGCGCCGCCGGCACGGCGATCTTCGCCATGCTCTTTCACGGGGAAGCTATGACCGTCGCGAGGGGCGTGTTCCTGAGCCTGCTAATCTTTTCGATCGTGGGTTTGAAGATGACCACGATTACGGCAGCTTAA
- a CDS encoding urease accessory protein UreE codes for MLQLITAPVGTPDASLPEVVLAVERLTLAKRIWRGTAEDGAEFGFELEKRLQPGEAFWQTGTKRYVVRQMPEAVLEVSLELAPSAAAGIGWAVGNLHLELQSEPTRLLAPDEPAVRQLFGRLGLPFKPTTAVFRPGRFARGNLSIHELGPSHQH; via the coding sequence ATGCTCCAGTTGATCACCGCCCCTGTTGGAACTCCGGACGCGAGTCTGCCGGAAGTGGTGTTGGCGGTGGAGCGCCTCACGCTGGCCAAGCGCATCTGGCGCGGAACCGCAGAGGACGGAGCGGAGTTTGGCTTCGAGTTGGAGAAACGCCTGCAGCCCGGCGAAGCATTTTGGCAGACGGGCACGAAGCGCTATGTCGTCCGTCAAATGCCGGAAGCGGTCTTGGAGGTTTCGCTGGAGCTGGCGCCGTCCGCCGCGGCGGGCATCGGCTGGGCGGTCGGCAACTTGCACTTGGAACTGCAGAGCGAGCCGACGCGCCTGCTGGCGCCCGACGAACCGGCGGTTCGTCAACTTTTCGGGCGGTTGGGTCTGCCATTCAAGCCCACGACTGCGGTTTTCCGTCCGGGACGCTTCGCTCGCGGCAACCTGTCCATCCATGAACTCGGACCAAGTCACCAACACTGA
- a CDS encoding alpha/beta hydrolase — MSTLSYTHRFEPATAAGASPLLLLHGTGGNEHDLIPLGQQLAPGSALLSPRGDVSEHGMPRFFRRFAEGVFDLDDVAKRTHALADFIAAAATQYSFNAAKLTALGYSNGANIAASMFLLRAEALAGAVLLRPMVVLEPAQVPDLTGKRILLLSGRRDPIVPVDHPERLASQFRAAGANITLQWIDTGHQLTEADLAHAARFLQGIR, encoded by the coding sequence ATGAGCACCCTCTCCTACACCCACCGCTTCGAACCCGCCACCGCCGCCGGCGCATCTCCCCTGCTGCTTCTCCACGGCACAGGCGGCAACGAGCATGATCTCATCCCGCTCGGCCAGCAACTCGCCCCGGGTTCGGCGCTGCTGAGCCCGCGTGGCGACGTCAGCGAACACGGCATGCCGCGCTTCTTCCGGCGCTTTGCCGAAGGCGTTTTCGACCTCGACGATGTCGCAAAGCGCACCCACGCGCTGGCCGATTTCATCGCGGCTGCCGCGACGCAATACAGCTTCAACGCCGCCAAGCTGACCGCGCTCGGCTACTCCAACGGCGCCAACATCGCGGCCTCGATGTTCCTACTCCGGGCCGAGGCGCTCGCCGGCGCGGTGCTGCTGCGCCCGATGGTTGTGCTCGAACCGGCCCAGGTGCCCGACCTGACCGGCAAGCGCATCCTGCTGCTCTCCGGCCGACGCGACCCGATCGTGCCGGTGGACCACCCGGAGCGCCTCGCCTCGCAGTTCCGCGCCGCCGGCGCCAACATCACCCTCCAGTGGATCGACACCGGGCATCAGCTCACCGAAGCCGACCTCGCCCATGCCGCCCGGTTCCTGCAAGGGATACGCTAA
- the lptB gene encoding LPS export ABC transporter ATP-binding protein: MVAPFDATEIRTEALVKTYGPRSVVNGVNIRVRAGEVVGLLGPNGAGKTTTFYMVVGLVPSSSGRVFIGDKDATDLRMHRRARLGVGYLPQEASIFRKLTVEENVLAIVETLRVSSADRPALVKHHLDELSLGHLAKQKAYTLSGGERRRLEIARALVTRPKFLLMDEPFAGVDPISVAEVQKIILELKQRGIGVLITDHNVRETLRIVDRGYIINKGKVLTEGDGDFLINDPQAREIYLGKDFDL, from the coding sequence ATGGTCGCCCCCTTCGACGCCACCGAGATCCGCACCGAGGCCCTGGTCAAGACCTACGGCCCGCGCTCCGTCGTGAACGGCGTGAACATCCGCGTCCGCGCCGGCGAGGTCGTCGGCCTGCTCGGCCCCAACGGCGCGGGCAAGACCACCACGTTCTACATGGTGGTCGGCCTCGTGCCCTCGTCCTCCGGCCGCGTGTTCATCGGCGACAAGGACGCCACCGACCTCCGTATGCACCGCCGCGCCCGCCTCGGCGTGGGCTACCTGCCGCAGGAGGCCTCCATCTTTCGCAAGCTCACCGTCGAGGAAAACGTCCTCGCCATCGTCGAGACGCTGCGCGTGTCGTCCGCCGACCGCCCGGCGCTGGTGAAGCACCACCTCGACGAACTCAGCCTCGGCCACCTCGCCAAGCAGAAGGCCTACACCCTTTCGGGCGGCGAGCGCCGCCGTCTCGAAATTGCCCGCGCGCTGGTCACCCGTCCGAAGTTCCTGCTGATGGATGAACCCTTTGCCGGCGTGGACCCCATCTCCGTGGCCGAGGTGCAGAAAATCATCCTCGAGCTGAAGCAACGCGGCATCGGCGTGCTCATCACCGACCACAACGTCCGCGAGACCCTGCGCATCGTGGACCGCGGCTATATCATCAACAAGGGCAAGGTCCTCACCGAGGGCGACGGCGACTTCCTCATCAACGACCCCCAGGCCCGCGAAATCTACCTCGGCAAGGACTTCGACCTGTAG
- the rph gene encoding ribonuclease PH, giving the protein MPAPRSDSRLPAQLRPITLEAGIAPYASGSVLIGFGNTRVICAATIEPKVPSWMKQQGVKGGWLTAEYSMLPYSTLDRKPRDISKGKIDGRTIEIQRLIGRSLRAVLDLQKLGENTLWIDCDVLQADGGTRTASITGAYLAARLAIQKLLDAKKIAESPLVDSVAAVSVGLFKGEALLDLNYVEDKDAEVDANVVMTGRGQFVEVQSSGEESTFSQEQLDALLGLAKSGLQELAGIQNAFLAKHLLAGAS; this is encoded by the coding sequence ATGCCCGCCCCCCGCTCCGACTCCCGCCTACCCGCCCAATTGCGCCCCATCACACTCGAGGCCGGCATCGCCCCCTACGCCTCGGGTTCCGTTCTCATCGGGTTCGGCAACACGCGCGTCATCTGCGCCGCCACGATCGAGCCCAAGGTCCCGTCCTGGATGAAACAGCAGGGCGTCAAGGGCGGCTGGCTCACCGCCGAGTATTCGATGCTGCCCTACAGCACGCTCGACCGGAAGCCCCGCGACATCAGCAAGGGCAAGATCGACGGCCGCACGATCGAAATCCAGCGCCTCATCGGCCGCTCCCTGCGCGCCGTGCTCGACCTCCAGAAACTCGGCGAAAACACCCTGTGGATTGACTGCGATGTGCTCCAGGCCGACGGCGGCACCCGCACCGCCTCCATCACCGGGGCCTACCTCGCCGCGCGCCTCGCCATCCAAAAGCTCCTCGACGCGAAGAAAATTGCCGAGAGCCCGCTCGTGGACTCCGTCGCCGCCGTCAGCGTCGGCCTGTTCAAAGGCGAGGCCCTCCTCGACCTCAATTACGTCGAGGACAAAGACGCCGAAGTGGACGCCAACGTCGTGATGACCGGCCGCGGCCAGTTCGTGGAAGTGCAAAGCAGCGGCGAGGAATCCACTTTCTCGCAGGAGCAGCTCGACGCCCTCCTCGGCCTCGCCAAGTCCGGCCTGCAGGAGCTGGCCGGCATCCAAAACGCCTTTCTGGCCAAGCACCTGCTGGCCGGAGCCTCCTGA
- a CDS encoding LptA/OstA family protein, whose product MKLLRLGLIASLALAGALLRAQNVEPQNTVIESESFDWRSTDKETTSVFTGRVVVTATNMKLTCDRLEIVALRSGDPKATIGKIEAFKSLVATGNVRIIQGDREAACGKAEVLPGDDKIILTGSPVIVDHSVNWTWTGDELHMLRGERRITGTNPRFTGPEIQDLGVDLGKKPEAAPAPAPETPKQP is encoded by the coding sequence ATGAAGCTTCTTCGCCTTGGCCTGATCGCCAGCCTCGCCCTCGCCGGCGCCCTCCTCCGGGCGCAGAATGTCGAGCCGCAGAACACCGTCATCGAGAGCGAGTCCTTCGACTGGCGCAGCACCGACAAGGAAACCACTTCCGTCTTCACCGGCCGCGTGGTCGTGACCGCGACCAACATGAAGCTCACCTGCGACCGCCTCGAGATCGTCGCCCTGCGCTCCGGCGATCCCAAGGCCACCATCGGCAAGATCGAGGCCTTCAAGTCCCTCGTCGCCACCGGCAACGTCCGTATCATCCAGGGCGACCGCGAGGCCGCGTGCGGCAAGGCGGAGGTGCTGCCCGGCGACGACAAAATCATCCTCACTGGCTCGCCCGTTATTGTGGACCATTCCGTCAACTGGACCTGGACCGGCGACGAGCTCCACATGCTTCGCGGCGAACGCCGCATCACCGGAACCAACCCGCGCTTCACTGGCCCCGAGATCCAGGACCTCGGCGTGGACCTCGGCAAGAAGCCCGAGGCCGCCCCCGCCCCGGCTCCGGAAACGCCCAAGCAACCCTGA
- the hprK gene encoding HPr(Ser) kinase/phosphatase, which produces MPAKALHGITVSHFFETYGAKLQLQLLHGSNGLHRLIREGSINRPALALTGFFKYFANKRIQVLGAAEMTYLKTLTQKQQVEIFGEMAKRGIPAMVLTRNYTATHPMLAVSEEMNLPIFRTPLITMNFVNAATLCIDNEFAPTTTEHATTLDVKGIGVMIRGDSGIGKSECALALIERGHSLVADDLTCIRLMDERELSASSRPLNRGYMECRGIGIINIAEMFGVKSIRLDKRIDLVVSLREWSPDVIEERTGLEENYYNILGVKVPHIEFYVRPGRDIARLIEVAALVQALKLMGHDPARTFNERLIAHMAEQQSAATTSHRVDSTVPFPPDQDEDPGIAEDARS; this is translated from the coding sequence ATGCCCGCCAAAGCCCTTCACGGCATCACTGTCTCGCACTTCTTCGAGACCTACGGCGCCAAACTCCAGCTCCAGCTCCTGCACGGCAGCAACGGCCTGCATCGCCTCATCCGGGAGGGCTCCATCAACCGCCCCGCCCTCGCGCTGACCGGTTTCTTCAAGTATTTCGCGAACAAGCGCATTCAGGTTCTCGGTGCCGCCGAGATGACCTACCTCAAGACCCTCACCCAGAAGCAGCAGGTCGAGATCTTCGGCGAAATGGCCAAACGCGGAATTCCCGCGATGGTCCTCACCCGCAATTACACCGCCACGCACCCGATGCTCGCGGTCTCGGAGGAGATGAACCTGCCCATCTTCCGTACGCCGCTCATCACGATGAACTTCGTGAACGCCGCGACGCTGTGCATCGACAACGAGTTCGCGCCGACCACCACCGAGCACGCCACCACCCTCGATGTGAAGGGCATCGGCGTGATGATCCGCGGCGACAGCGGCATCGGCAAATCCGAGTGCGCCCTGGCCCTGATCGAGCGCGGCCACTCCCTCGTGGCCGACGACCTCACCTGCATCCGGCTCATGGACGAACGCGAGCTCTCCGCCAGCTCCCGTCCGCTCAACCGCGGCTACATGGAGTGCCGCGGCATCGGCATCATCAACATCGCCGAGATGTTCGGCGTGAAGAGCATCCGCCTCGACAAGCGCATCGACCTCGTCGTTTCCCTCCGCGAGTGGTCGCCCGATGTCATCGAGGAGCGCACCGGTCTCGAAGAGAATTACTACAACATCCTCGGCGTGAAGGTGCCGCACATCGAGTTCTACGTCCGCCCCGGCCGCGACATCGCCCGCCTCATCGAGGTGGCCGCGCTCGTGCAGGCCCTCAAGCTCATGGGCCACGACCCGGCCCGCACCTTCAACGAGCGTCTCATCGCCCACATGGCCGAGCAGCAGTCGGCCGCCACCACCAGCCACCGCGTGGACTCCACCGTACCCTTCCCGCCCGATCAGGATGAAGACCCCGGTATCGCGGAAGACGCCCGCTCCTGA
- the lptC gene encoding LPS export ABC transporter periplasmic protein LptC, which yields MRLILSLLSLLSAATLAFAATTRIATDKPIVNFRLPHFTPEGYRSWLVRGTEARYVNEDLVEIKELNLTRFNRQADEKVETMILSPAAQLRLTDRQVSGPESIRIINDRFEASGSQWSYDHEANKISIAKNVRVILHTQLNDILK from the coding sequence ATGCGTCTCATCCTGAGCCTCCTTTCGCTGCTGTCGGCTGCCACCTTGGCGTTCGCCGCGACCACCCGCATCGCCACCGACAAGCCAATCGTGAATTTCCGCCTGCCGCACTTCACGCCCGAGGGCTACCGCTCCTGGCTGGTGCGCGGCACCGAGGCACGTTACGTCAACGAGGACCTGGTCGAGATCAAGGAGCTCAACCTGACCCGGTTCAACCGGCAAGCCGACGAGAAAGTCGAGACCATGATCCTGAGTCCGGCGGCCCAACTGCGCCTTACCGACCGCCAGGTCAGCGGGCCCGAGTCCATCCGCATCATCAACGACCGCTTCGAGGCCTCCGGCTCGCAATGGAGCTACGACCATGAGGCGAATAAGATTTCCATCGCCAAAAACGTGCGCGTAATCCTGCACACCCAGCTGAACGACATCCTGAAATGA